CCCGGGATGCCGAACACGTGCTTCAGCCCCGCTTCCTCGAGGCGCTGCACGAGGTACGAGCCTACCGTCGCCGACTTGGGCATGCGAGTCAACTCCATTCCTGCCGTGGAATCTCCGCGCCTTTGAGGATGTGGAGGAGTGTTCCGATGGGGATGGGGAGGCCCTTGTGATGGGGAATGATCGCTTGGAGGCCGGTCTCGGGGTGCCGCCACTTGCGATGGCAGCCGCGCTGGACGAGGAACTTGAACCCGTGCGCAGCAAGCAGCCGCTCGAGTTCCGGCGCGGTCATTCGGCGGACCCTGTGGCTCATCCCACAGCCACCTCGAGCACCTTCGCGCCAGGGGCGAGTTCCACGTCACTCGGCTCGAGGTAGAGGGCGATGGCTTCTTTAATGTTCTCGAGCGCCTCCTCCTCTGTCTCGCCGCACGAGGCGCAGCCAGGAAGCTCGGGGCACCACACCGCCCAGTCGCCAGTCTCGGGGTCCTGCTCGACCACGATGCGCCATTTCATTTATCGCTCTCCTGCCCCCCTTCCATCAGTATAGCCTGCGCAACGTTCGTTGCAAGCGGGTGTCTCTCGCTCACCTGACGACGAGCCAGTGGAGCGTGGCCCCTTCGGGCGCGGGTTTGTCGAAGGCGACGGCGAAGCCCTTCTCGGTCTGCTGGGTGACGGCGCGGGCGGTGAGCCACGATTGCTCGATGAAGACGGCGTAGGCGGCGTCGGGCTCAGGCTGGGGGAAGGCTACGGCGAACGATGTGGCCCCGGCGGGGATCTTGGCGGCGATGCCGCGGAGGTTGCGGGCGGGCTTCTCGGTGGCCGAGAGGCCGCCCGCGCGCACGACCCCCGCGCCGCCGGTGTCCACGTTGCCGCCGCGGACCTCGAGGTCGCCCGTCTCCGGCGAGACGCCGAGCGAGGTGCGCTGGCCACGCCGCGTCGCCCACTGAAGGGTCTGTGGGCGATTGGGCTGGCGGAGCAGGATGGCCGCGTCGGCGAAGTCGGCCTTGCAGTCGAGGCCCACTTCGGCGGCGGACTCGATGGCGAGCACGGAACCCCACGCCGGGCGTCGCGTGCGGCTCTTCGCCGCGGCATCGAGCGTCGTCGGGCCGCCGCGGACGGCGAGGCACTGGTCGCGCGGCACGGTGCCCAGGTTCGCAATGTCGAACACGGGCGAGGGGAAGGCGCCGGGCACCTCGTCCCAGAGGAACGCCCGGAAGGCCAGGGGCTTGAAGGGGTCGGGGCCGATGGCCTGCTCGATGGGGTCGCCGGGGGCGAAATCGTGCGGCGTACCGCGATCGGCATAGGGGGCGAGCACGAGGGTCGTGCGCCCGGCGATTCCCGCCGACGGGCCGCCGGGCGTGACGCCGCGCGAGAGGTCGCAGGGGTAGGCGCCCGGGGCGATGATGTACCGGAGCGGGCGGAGATGCCCGTCGCGGCTGTAGTTCTCGGGGTCGAAGAGGGTCGGGCTGCCGGCGCTCTTCGCTCCCCACCAGAAGCGGCGGATGCGGAGGTCCTTGGTGCCATCGGCGTGGGCCGTCAGCTCGGTGATCTCGTACCAGCGGCGGAGCCGGCCTTCGACGAGCTCTGACGGCTCATCCACGGCGAAGAAACGGCCGATGACGGCCTCGGTCCACGGGCAGTCCTTATCCCCACGGATGAGGCCGCCCATGCGCAGTTCCTTCGCGCCCTTCTGCACGCCGTCCACCAGCGTCGTCGGATAGGCTTTGCCCTCGAGCACGCTGCCGCCGCCCGCGTCGGGGTCGGAGGCCGAGCTGGGAGCGACGATGAGCACGCGGCCCCCGGTGATGGCCTTCGTGGGGTTCAGGTTGATGAGGGGGCGGGTGTTGGCGAGGGTCTCGGCGTTGGCGGCGCCGGTGTAGACGACCTCGCCCGTTTCGGCGTTCGCGGCCTGCACGCTCGCGCGGAAGACGTTGGTGAGGCTGCGGATGTAGGTGGCGTAGCAGACGCCGTTCTCGTCGCCGGCGGCCGAGTGCACGTCGCCCATGTACCCGAAGTCGGTGGCCACGAGATAGGCGTCGCCGCAGGCGTAGTGGTGGCGTTTGACGAAGAGGTCGAACGTCTGGTTCGCCGCGTTCGCGTTGGTGGTCATCACAAGCGGCTGGGTGTGGTTCTTGTTGTGCACGATGGCGCCGCGTTCGTGGTCGCTCGTGGTGTCGGCCACGAAGTAGGGCTTGCGCCGTTCGGGGTCGTAGCCGAGGGCTTTCACCCACACGCGCGCCACGCCGCCGCCGTAGCCCGGGCCGCCATGCACATTGAGGAATTGCCCCACGAAGAGGCCGCGAATCGTGGGCACGTAGAAGCGGCGGTCGGCGCCCGCTCTCACAGGCTCCTGAAGCCAGTCGAGGTAGCTGCTGGCGCCGTGGACGATGTTGTTCTCGATCTCCATCGCGGGGTAGAAGCCCCAGTGGGGCAGGCTGTCGCCGGGCGGCATGCGCAGGGTGCGGGCCACCTTCCAGCCGGTCATCTGCGGCACGCGGACCGTGAGGGTGCCGCCGCGCAGGTCGAGCACGGTGACGCCGGGGCCGGCGCGCCAGCCTTTGGCCGGCGCCGGCGGCGGGGGCTCGCGACGGAGCGATTGGCCCGCGTTCTCACAGCTCCAGCCCGCGGGCGCCTCGGGCGGGATGATCAGAACTCCGCCCGGATCGCCCAGGGCCGTCAGGGCCTTCTGGAACGCCGCCGTGGCCTCGGCCGGGGTGCCGATCGGCCCGAAATCCGCCAGCGAGTGCACGGTCTCTCCTGCCGCCGCCCCCGCGGTCGGCGAGAGCAGGGCCCACACGGTGAACACCAGAAGCCGTCGCATACGCGCTCTCCAGTATCGGGGTCGGAACATGCGATGTCAGCATAGGGCATGCCCTGGTCGAGCGCAAGCGGCGGAGAGCGGGGCATTTGACAAGCCTCCCTGCCCGCGCTACCGTGTTCGAGAGGCCGAAACGCACGCTGGGGAGAGGAACCGAAATGGAGGATGGGACATGCGACGAGCCGTGGCATGGATGGTTCTGCTGGGGGCTGTGGCCCTGGCGGCCGACAACACGCCGCCCGAGGGCTTCACCGCGCTCTTCAACGGCAAGGACCTCACAGGCTGGGGCGCCGGCGTGGGCAAGCCGGCCACCGAGAAGCAGATCGCCGAGTGGAAGGTCGAGGACGGCATCATCAAGTACACCGGCAAGGATGGCGATCTGTGGACGACGAAGAGCTTCAAGGACTTCGTGCTGATGGTCGAGTGGCGGCTGCCGGCGCCGGGCGACAGCGGCATCTACGTGCGCGGCTCGTCGAAATGCCAGGCGAACATTTGGGTGAGCGAGCTCGGCTCGGGCGAGGTCTATGGCTACCGCACCGACGGCAGCCTGCCCGAGGAGATTCGCAAGGCGGCCACACCCTCGAAGGAGGCCGACAAGCCGGTGGGCGAATGGAACGCCTTCGTCATCACGGTCAAAGGCGACCGCATGACGGTCGAGCTGAACGGCGAGAAGGTGATTGACGGGCTCCAGATGGTCAAGTGCCCGGCCGAGGGGCCCATCGCCCTCCAGAACCACGGCAATCCGCTGGAGTTCAGGAACATCTACATCAAGGAGCTCACGGACGAGCCGGCGAAGTGAGCCTCGTGCCCGCCAGCGCCTGACACAAGCGGGCTGCGCCGCCGCGCGAGGGCGGCAGCCGATCGGAGAGCCGCCGGTTCCCCAGGGGGGCCGGCGGTTTCTCTATGGGGCGAGGTGGAAGATCGTCTTGACGCCGGCGATGATGAAGTGCACGCCGATAGCGATGATGAAGATGCGCATGATGCGCGAGGCAATGAGCAGGCCGAAGCTGCCGAGCAGCCGGCGAATCGGCTCATCGAGCCAGAAAATGACCCGCGTGAGGGCGAACACGATGGCGCCGGCCAGCAGGGCATGCAGTTCGCCGTGCCGCTCGACGATCAGCATCGTCGTCACGATCGCTCCCGGCCCCACCAGCAGGGGGCAGGCCATCGGCACGGCGGCGATCTCCAGCCCGCGGGGCTGCCGCCTCGCCTCGGCCGCCTCGGGCTCCCGCGATGTCACCATCGCGTGAATCCCCACCGCTGCCAGCAGCAGGCCGCCCGCGATCTGGAACTCCGGCACCTCGATCTGGAAGACCTTCTTCAGCACGAAGCGCCCGGCCACGGCGAACGCCACGATGATCACGAACCCGACGGTGGTGGCGACATGGTAGGCCCGCCGCCGCAGCCGCGGCTCCATGCCCTCCATCAGGTCCACGAAAATGGGCAGATTCCCCGGCGCATCCACGATGGCGAACAGGAAGATCACGCTGTCGAGGAGTTCGCGCACGCCACACCATGCCCGCCCTCCCGCAGGCCTGAAGGCCCGCGGGAGGGCCATTGGAGAGCAGCGGTCAACGGTCGAACCTGTTCACAGTCCCTTGAGGGCCGTGGACTTGCTTTTCTTCTCGATCTCAGCGGAGGTGACCTCGCGCCCGAGCTTCTGGGAGAGGTAGATGCCCTCGCTGACCTTCATGGTGGCCAGGGCGATGGCCGCGGTGTCAATGAGCTTGCACTTGCCGAGCAGCCCGGCGATCCAGTGGTGCTGCGGGCCGTCGTAGCAGGCGGTCTCGGGGAAGCAGGCGTGCCAGCGCCAGTCGCTGCCGCCGAGGTCGAAGGTGGCGTTCATCGGCATGTCGGCCACGGTGGTGAAGAAGCCGAACGGGCTGAGCTTCACGCCGCCCTTCGAGCCGGCGATCATCGGGCTGTCGGTGCCGTCCGAGTGAATGGCCCAGCTCTCCTCGATGACGAAGCTGATGCCGCCCTGGAGGCGCACGAAGCCGAGGCCCAGTTCCTCGACCTCCCACGGGGCCGCCTTGGCGCGGTCCTCGTACTTGTCAATCTCGTCGTGGGTGGCGCCGGTGACGGTCTGGATCGCCGGGTTGCCGATGAGGTAGAGGATGTTGGCGATGTGGTAGACGCCCATGTCGAAGAGCGCGCCGCCCTGCGCCGTCTTCCTGGTGACGAATTGCGGCGAGCCATAGCCGTCCACCCACGGGCGGCCGCGGCGGCGGAAGCCGTAGCTCTTGACGAAGTAGATCTTGCCCAGCAGCCCCTCGTCAATCAGGCGCTTGGCGGCCCGGGTCTCTTTGGAGAACAGCGTCGAGAGCTGAATCGAGAGCTTCCTGCCGCACTTCTTGGCCGTCTCGTACATGCGCTTGGCGTCGGGATAGGCGCCCGCCATCGGCTTCTCGCAGTAGACGTGCTTGCCCGCCTCCAGCGCCGCAATGGTCACCGGAGCGTGGTAGTTGTTGTGGAGGCACACGTCCACCGCGTCAATCTCGTCCATCTTCAGCATCTCGCGGAACTTCGTGAACACGCGCGGGATGCCGTTGGCGGCGGCTACGCGTTCCGCCTCGTCCTTGTTCACGTCGGCCACAGCCACGATCTCGCAGTCGGGCACGCTCTTGTAGGTGTTCACATGGCTCTTGCCGATCTGGCCCACGCCGATGATGCCGAGCCTGATCTTCCGACCCATTTTCCGCTCTCCTTGCTCCAGGGGCTGCGAAGCTGCTGCGTGGCGCACCGTGCGCCCATGCTGCGTAGCATACACGTCTGCTCTGCTTTTGCAAGCGGATGTCATGGCCGGAGCACACCCCGAGGGGGGATTGCGACCCATCGGCGCTTCCCGCTCACCGGCCGTCGCTGAGGCGGACGACGATGGACCGGCGGAAGGGGGGGAGTTCGATGACCGCCTGCCGGGCGATGAGCGGGGTGGAGCGATTGGCCCAAGGGTCGTAGACGAAGGCACTCGCCACGGGCCTGAGGGCGCCCAGAGGCCCCAGGTCCACGGTCGCGCCGCGGACCTCCTCGGGGGCCTGGCCGTCCCGCAGCTCGCTCATCCAGGTGTTGGCCTTGTCGCGGCACCAGAGGACGAGGGTGTGTTTGCCCCGGAGGGCGTAGACGCGCAACCGCGGGTGCTCGAGCATCAGCGGCTCGAAGCCCTCGGCCGGCGGGTCAAGGCCCTTGACGGCCTGGGCGAAGCGCCCGAACTGCCACCAGAGGTCGTTCGCAGCCACGTAGACATCCCAGTGCCAGCACTGGCCGCTGCCCGCGGCTCCCGCGAAGAAGGGGGCGAAGAGCACGTCGTGGAGGATGATGCCGGCCTTGTCCTTGGCATAGAGCTTGAAGGGGCCGGTGTGGCGCGGCTCGACGGCGCCGCTCTCGGCCAGGATGACGGGGCGCTCGGGCTTCAGGGCGAGCAGCTCGCGCACCGCGTCGGCGGCCAACACGTCCACCGGGCCGTGGCAGACCTCGAGCTTCGCGCCCAGGTCGAGGTAGCGGTGCACCTGGGCCACGTCGTTGCCCTTCATCGTGGCGAGGCGGCGGTAGTTGTCGCGCGCCCAGTCGCCATCGTAGCTGCCCAGGCTCTGCATCGCCAAGTTCCGCGGGAAGAGCTTGTGGAGTTCGGCGAGCATCGTCTCGCTCCAGGCCATGTAGTCGCCGCCGTGCACGCAGTTGACTTCGTTCCATAGCTCCCAGCCGTAGACGATGGGGTCGTTGCCGTAGCGGTGGGCATACCAGGCGAGTTTGCGCTTGAACTGCTCGCGGGGCGGGTCAGTGTCGAACCAGTCCTTGGTCGAGGCGGCGGGGCCGCTGCGCGAGGCGTGCTGCACGGGGTTGAGGGCCCAGGTCTTGCGGGGCGAGGCGGGGTCAATCTCGCGGAAGTGCTCGAGGGTCATCTTGATGCGAATGCCGTGCTTGCGGCCTAGGGCGAGGAGGGCGTCTATGCGCTTCGCCTTCGCTTCATCATAGGCGCCGGCCTTCTCGTGCTCCACGTCGAAGAAGCCGATGCTCAGCCACACGCGCAGGTGGTTGGCGCCGTGGGCCGCGAGGGCCTTCATCCAGGCGTCGAACTGCGCGAGGCCCGCGGCCTCGTCGCCGCCGGCCCTGCCGGGGTGGATCATGTTCAGGCCGATGGGGATGTAGGGCTTGCCGTTCGTGAGCTCGAGGTAGCGCGGGTCGCGCGGGCTGACGCGCACAAACGCCTTCGCATCGTCTTCGCCTGCGAATGCCCCCGCAATTGCCATGGCCATCACCCCCAGAAGAGCAACTTGGCGCTGCATCGTCTGCCTCCGCGAATCAGGGCGCCAGCACGGCGAAGAAGCCCTCCTTCGGGTCGGTCTTCTCCTTGCCAGGGTCGGCGGCCTGGGGTTGGAGGGCGTCCTTGGTCGTGAAGATGTCGGCGGGGGCCTCGCCGCCGGCGAAGACGGCGCGGAGCTTGCCCTCGACTGTGCGGGCGTCCACCGCGTGGGCGGCGCCGTTGCCCAGGCGGGTGCAGGCGAGGCGCGTCTTGAGGTCGGGCGACATCACGAGGAGGAACGCGCCGCCCGTGTAATCGCTGCCACTGGGGTTGAGATCAATCGGCAGGCCGAACGCGGCGACGCCGACCACGTAAACGCGTCCCGCCTCGTCGGCATTGATCTCGCCGGTCTTGGTCGCCACGTAGTTGGCCCGGCCCTTGGCGAGCCGCCCGCAGAACTGCTGGCCCATGAGGTAATCGCCCGTGGCGGGCTCGTAGCGGGCGAAGAAGCACTTGTGCTCGGCCCGGGAGTTGTGGAACTGATGGTAGTGGTCGCCGCCGGCGAGGGTCACCTTGGCCATGATGTCGCGCGGGCTGTAGCGGAAGATGTGGTTGCCGCCGGCCACCTGAAACGTGACGTAGAGCTTGCCGTCGCGGCCGATCGTACAGCGGTCGCCGCGGGCGTCGGCCATGTTGTTCCCGCTCCGGTTGATGAAGCGGTCGGACTTCTCGTCGGTGTCCCAGTTGTAGTTCTCCCACTTGCGCGAGCCGTCGTAGGCGAGGCCGAAGATGTAGGGGATTTGGACGGGCTCGCGCTTCTTGCCGTCGAAGGCGTGGGCGTTGCGGAAGCCCGTGAAGACGACGGTCTTCGACGCCCCGTCAATGCACACGTCGCAGGTGAAGTTGCTCCCCTTCGCCGTGCCGAGCGGCTTGCCGTCGGGGTCGAAGACGTGAATGCTCCCGTCGGCGATAGCCGCGAAGTGGCCGTCTTTCGCCGCGTCCACGCGGGTGCAGTCCTTGAACTCCTTGCGGAGAAGCACCTTGTCGCCCGTCGGCGAGAGCTTGAGCAGGCCCTCGGCCCCCGCGGCGAGATACAGATTGTCCCTTTCGTCGAGTGCCAGGTCCTTGAGTTCCTTAGCGACTGCGGCGGAGCCGAGCAGTTTCCTGCCATCGGGGCTGAGGCGCAGGACGCAGCCATTCTTCCCTGCCTCCACATTCGGCCCGGCCACCTTCACCCCTGGCCCGAGATTGGCCGCCAGCACAATCGTCCCATCCCCCTGAATCCGCGCCCCAACCACGCGGTCGTCGAAGCCTGGCGCGCCGAGGAATGAGGCGGAGGTGATGTGGAAGTCCCCCGCGGCCTGTGCCCGAACACCTGACGCCAGCGCGAGAGACACCATCGCAATCGCGAACGGCCTGCCGATCACTTGTCGCTCCTTGCGTCCTTGAACACGACCTTGAACACGTTGGTTGCCTTGGCAATCTGTGCCTCCGCCTTCTTCAGGAGTGCCTCCGCGGCGTTCCTGATACCCTCTTCGTCGTCGAAGTCGACGACCTTCTCGGTCGCGGTGAAGAAGCGACTGTACGTGGCATCCGGGCGGAATGCCAGCTTGCTCAGCCCAAAGCCGGCCTCGCTGAGAGCTTGGACGCATGCGAGCCTGAGTTTGCTGTCCGCCATCTTGCCGACCTCGAGTCCGA
This DNA window, taken from Planctomycetota bacterium, encodes the following:
- a CDS encoding type II toxin-antitoxin system HicA family toxin, translating into MSHRVRRMTAPELERLLAAHGFKFLVQRGCHRKWRHPETGLQAIIPHHKGLPIPIGTLLHILKGAEIPRQEWS
- a CDS encoding type II toxin-antitoxin system HicB family antitoxin; translation: MKWRIVVEQDPETGDWAVWCPELPGCASCGETEEEALENIKEAIALYLEPSDVELAPGAKVLEVAVG
- a CDS encoding DUF1080 domain-containing protein — protein: MRRAVAWMVLLGAVALAADNTPPEGFTALFNGKDLTGWGAGVGKPATEKQIAEWKVEDGIIKYTGKDGDLWTTKSFKDFVLMVEWRLPAPGDSGIYVRGSSKCQANIWVSELGSGEVYGYRTDGSLPEEIRKAATPSKEADKPVGEWNAFVITVKGDRMTVELNGEKVIDGLQMVKCPAEGPIALQNHGNPLEFRNIYIKELTDEPAK
- a CDS encoding MarC family protein, with the protein product MRELLDSVIFLFAIVDAPGNLPIFVDLMEGMEPRLRRRAYHVATTVGFVIIVAFAVAGRFVLKKVFQIEVPEFQIAGGLLLAAVGIHAMVTSREPEAAEARRQPRGLEIAAVPMACPLLVGPGAIVTTMLIVERHGELHALLAGAIVFALTRVIFWLDEPIRRLLGSFGLLIASRIMRIFIIAIGVHFIIAGVKTIFHLAP
- a CDS encoding Gfo/Idh/MocA family oxidoreductase, which codes for MGRKIRLGIIGVGQIGKSHVNTYKSVPDCEIVAVADVNKDEAERVAAANGIPRVFTKFREMLKMDEIDAVDVCLHNNYHAPVTIAALEAGKHVYCEKPMAGAYPDAKRMYETAKKCGRKLSIQLSTLFSKETRAAKRLIDEGLLGKIYFVKSYGFRRRGRPWVDGYGSPQFVTRKTAQGGALFDMGVYHIANILYLIGNPAIQTVTGATHDEIDKYEDRAKAAPWEVEELGLGFVRLQGGISFVIEESWAIHSDGTDSPMIAGSKGGVKLSPFGFFTTVADMPMNATFDLGGSDWRWHACFPETACYDGPQHHWIAGLLGKCKLIDTAAIALATMKVSEGIYLSQKLGREVTSAEIEKKSKSTALKGL
- a CDS encoding cellulase family glycosylhydrolase, translated to MQRQVALLGVMAMAIAGAFAGEDDAKAFVRVSPRDPRYLELTNGKPYIPIGLNMIHPGRAGGDEAAGLAQFDAWMKALAAHGANHLRVWLSIGFFDVEHEKAGAYDEAKAKRIDALLALGRKHGIRIKMTLEHFREIDPASPRKTWALNPVQHASRSGPAASTKDWFDTDPPREQFKRKLAWYAHRYGNDPIVYGWELWNEVNCVHGGDYMAWSETMLAELHKLFPRNLAMQSLGSYDGDWARDNYRRLATMKGNDVAQVHRYLDLGAKLEVCHGPVDVLAADAVRELLALKPERPVILAESGAVEPRHTGPFKLYAKDKAGIILHDVLFAPFFAGAAGSGQCWHWDVYVAANDLWWQFGRFAQAVKGLDPPAEGFEPLMLEHPRLRVYALRGKHTLVLWCRDKANTWMSELRDGQAPEEVRGATVDLGPLGALRPVASAFVYDPWANRSTPLIARQAVIELPPFRRSIVVRLSDGR